A window of Hemiscyllium ocellatum isolate sHemOce1 chromosome 10, sHemOce1.pat.X.cur, whole genome shotgun sequence genomic DNA:
TTTAGCCACCTTGCTCATCTTTTGAATTTGTCAATTTTTTTCCAAGTGTTCCACAAAGTAATTTGGGGCTTTTTTCTATATCAAAGATAATTTTTggatctacctttgtgtttttaTGTAGTTCTGGTGTAATGTTAATTAAAAATTGTAATTATTCTAATTTATGAACAATAGACAGGTAATGAGGGGAACTATTTTTTGCTTTCATGATTGGAGTCCAACTAAAATGAGGCTGAGAAAATAAACCAAGTCTCATAACTTAATATAATCTCTGAAGTTTATATAATAGACATCTGTTTTTTTCTCCCTGTCTTGTAATGAAtagtgtttctttttctctctctttgatgTGCATATATGCCAAGTGTGTTTTCCAGAATACAGCCTTTGAATTTTGTATTCTttattatttcttttaaaaaaaaagttaattgatTTATACATTCCTTATCAACCAGTAAAATAAGTCTCCTGCAAAGCACCTAGATACATCAGACAAATCAGAATTACATAGCCAATTAATAAGATATTTAAAAATTCCCAAAACTAGTGTAGCGATGCAAAGAAGTTTGGGGAGAGTATTCAAGAACAAACTTTTTCCCCGCTAACTCTGTTTGAGGCTTGAAAATTATGACAGTCTTTGGTAAGATTCTTTGGTGTCAAAGAGTGTATGTGAAGAAATCTGTCAGAGCAGTTGAGATTTCCAATCCTCAACAGTATGAGATGCAGATGACAATTTCCTTTTCATGCTTCTGGACAGGGTTGGGTGGAAAGTCATCCAGACATTCTACTCCTGCTTACTAAGCACTGATCATTTCTGGGCATATAGTTATGAAACTGGAAGCTAATGAAAGGACATAATCCAATGACCGAGCAGCTTAACTTGTTTAAATGTTATGAAGTCTTTCGCAGCAAGGAATCAGAACCTTGTAGAGAAGAGTAGAAAAACTGATTAAAATAAAATACTGTTTTGTTTTGCAGAAGGACCATTCTGCATAGAGCAAGCAAGATGAATACTGCAGTTTGTGCCACATCGCTGCCCGAAGAACAATTTCATGTAGTTGTCTCAGGGGAAAGTGTTAAGTTTCTGAACAGCCTAACCCAAACTGAAATCTGTCAAGAAGGAAAACCAGATTCTACAAATTCAGCTGATCAGGGTACCGGTGCTGCTACATTGGAACTGAAACTATTCAGTAGCACCTCTGAAAAGAGTATTTTCCAAGATGTTGCTATAGGATATTCTTCATTTCAGGAGTCACCTTGTGAGACGAGTAATAAGTTGCCCATGTTTCCAGGAGATTTTGTGCAACGTGAAGATTTTAAATGCTCCCGTTGCGAAAAGACCTTCAAAGAGTTATATTTATTCACTGCTCATCAACGCTTCCACAAGAATGAGGATGCATTGAAATGTAAGGTGTGTGACAAAGTGTTCATGCATATGTCGAGTCTCCTGAAGCATCACCGTATTCACACCGGTGAGAGGCCATTCAAGTGCGAGGTGTGTGGAAAGGCCTTCTCAGTTTCATCAAGCCTGTTGCAGCATCAACGTATCCATACAGGTGAGAAGCCCTTTCAGTGTGATGTCTGTCTGAAGCGCTTTACTGAATCGTCTTCGCTTAAAACACATCAACATATCCACACGGGTGAGAAGCCATTCAaatgctctgagtgtgggaagggttACAGCAGGTCATCACAGCTGCTCATCCATCAGCTCACGCATACAGATGAGAAGCCTTACCAATGTACTATTTGTCTGAAAGGTTTCATCCAGTTCACCCACCTCACCAatcaccagcgggttcacactggtgAGAAGCCATTCCAATGCAACCTCTGTCAGAAGCGTTTTGTCTCCTCCTCCTCACTTGCATCACACCAGTACATTCACACTGGTAAAAAGCCATTCAAGTGTGAGATGTGCGATA
This region includes:
- the LOC132819820 gene encoding zinc finger protein 501-like, with the protein product MNTAVCATSLPEEQFHVVVSGESVKFLNSLTQTEICQEGKPDSTNSADQGTGAATLELKLFSSTSEKSIFQDVAIGYSSFQESPCETSNKLPMFPGDFVQREDFKCSRCEKTFKELYLFTAHQRFHKNEDALKCKVCDKVFMHMSSLLKHHRIHTGERPFKCEVCGKAFSVSSSLLQHQRIHTGEKPFQCDVCLKRFTESSSLKTHQHIHTGEKPFKCSECGKGYSRSSQLLIHQLTHTDEKPYQCTICLKGFIQFTHLTNHQRVHTGEKPFQCNLCQKRFVSSSSLASHQYIHTGKKPFKCEMCDKTFTQSSNLLKHRRIHTGEKPFKCEVCEKTFTVSSSLLKHHRIHTGEKPFKCDVCSKCFIDSSSLTRHQRIHTGVKPFKCEVCGKVFTVSSSLLKHQHMHKR